In Pseudomonas putida, a genomic segment contains:
- the proX gene encoding glycine betaine/L-proline ABC transporter substrate-binding protein ProX gives MHESMFTRSILKSASALALVTVSLFAQASADKPGEGVKVTPIFPSIAEERFRGEVAMEGLRELGYNVQEPKETEYGVMMVALANGDADFTVHLWEKLHDKFYQQAGGDDVMVKTGNILPGVAQGYLIDKKTADQYHIQSITDLKKPEIAELFDTDGDGKADMTGCNPGWGCELVISHHMKAYDLDKTVNVNQGSYFALMADTITRFKEGKPILYFTWVPQWIASVLVEGKDVVWLQVPKTDLPDGNNDVDTMYHGKNLGFAIDKVVAVLNKDFAEENPAATKFLSLVQISTDDESNQNLKMQKGEKKPADITRHAKEWVAAHRQQFDEWLQASRAAATQASK, from the coding sequence ATGCACGAATCCATGTTCACCCGCAGCATCCTGAAGTCCGCCAGCGCCCTGGCCCTGGTCACCGTCTCTCTGTTCGCCCAGGCTTCGGCGGACAAGCCGGGGGAGGGTGTCAAGGTGACGCCGATCTTCCCCTCCATCGCCGAGGAGCGCTTCCGTGGCGAAGTCGCCATGGAAGGCCTGCGTGAGCTGGGCTACAACGTTCAGGAGCCGAAGGAAACCGAGTACGGGGTGATGATGGTCGCCTTGGCCAATGGCGATGCCGACTTCACCGTGCACCTGTGGGAAAAACTCCACGACAAGTTCTACCAGCAGGCGGGCGGCGACGATGTGATGGTCAAGACCGGCAATATCCTGCCGGGCGTCGCCCAGGGCTACCTGATCGACAAGAAAACCGCCGACCAGTACCACATCCAGTCCATCACCGACCTGAAGAAACCCGAAATCGCCGAGCTGTTCGACACCGATGGCGACGGCAAGGCCGACATGACCGGCTGCAACCCGGGCTGGGGTTGCGAACTGGTGATCTCCCACCACATGAAGGCCTATGACCTGGACAAGACCGTCAACGTCAACCAAGGCTCCTACTTCGCGCTGATGGCCGACACCATCACCCGCTTCAAGGAAGGCAAGCCGATCCTGTACTTCACCTGGGTGCCGCAGTGGATCGCCAGCGTGCTGGTGGAGGGCAAGGACGTGGTCTGGCTGCAGGTGCCGAAGACCGATCTGCCTGACGGCAACAATGACGTCGATACGATGTACCACGGCAAGAACCTCGGTTTTGCCATCGACAAGGTGGTGGCGGTACTGAACAAGGATTTCGCCGAGGAGAACCCGGCGGCCACCAAGTTCCTGTCGCTGGTGCAGATCAGCACCGACGATGAGAGCAACCAGAACCTGAAGATGCAGAAGGGCGAGAAGAAGCCCGCGGACATCACCCGTCATGCCAAGGAATGGGTGGCTGCGCACCGTCAGCAGTTCGACGAGTGGCTGCAGGCATCGCGTGCGGCGGCTACCCAGGCCAGCAAGTAG
- the benC gene encoding benzoate 1,2-dioxygenase electron transfer component BenC, whose product MSFQIALNFEDGVTRFIEATGFETVADAAYRQGINIPLDCRDGACGTCKCKAESGRYDLGDNFIEDALSEEEIAEGYVLTCQMRAESDCVVRIPASSQVCKTEQASFEAAISEVRQLSDSTIALSIKGEALSKLAFLPGQYVNLQVPGSDQSRAYSFSTLQKDGEVSFLIRNVPGGLMSSFLTTQAKAGDSMSLAGPLGSFYLRPIQRPLLLLAGGTGLAPFTAMLEKIAEQGSEYPLHLIYGVTNDFDLVEMERLEALAAQIPNFTFSACVANPESQYPQKGYVTQHIAPGHLNEGDVDVYLCGPPPMVEAVSQYIREQGLTPANFYYEKFAAAA is encoded by the coding sequence ATGAGCTTCCAGATCGCGCTGAATTTCGAAGACGGGGTTACCCGCTTCATCGAGGCCACAGGCTTTGAAACCGTAGCCGATGCCGCCTACCGCCAGGGCATCAACATTCCGCTGGACTGCCGCGACGGCGCTTGCGGTACCTGCAAGTGCAAGGCCGAATCCGGCCGTTACGACCTGGGTGACAACTTCATCGAGGACGCCCTGAGCGAGGAGGAAATCGCCGAGGGCTACGTGCTCACCTGCCAGATGCGCGCCGAAAGCGACTGCGTGGTGCGTATTCCCGCTTCGTCGCAGGTGTGCAAGACCGAGCAGGCCAGCTTCGAGGCCGCCATCAGCGAAGTGCGCCAGCTTTCGGACAGCACCATCGCCCTGTCGATCAAGGGCGAAGCCCTGAGCAAGCTGGCGTTCCTGCCGGGGCAGTACGTCAACCTGCAGGTACCCGGCAGCGATCAGAGCCGTGCCTATTCCTTCAGTACCCTGCAGAAGGACGGCGAGGTCAGCTTCCTGATCCGCAACGTGCCGGGTGGGCTGATGAGCAGCTTCCTGACCACCCAGGCCAAGGCCGGCGACAGCATGAGCCTGGCCGGGCCCTTGGGCAGCTTCTATCTGCGGCCCATCCAGCGCCCCTTGCTGCTGCTGGCCGGCGGCACGGGCCTGGCACCATTCACCGCGATGCTGGAGAAGATCGCCGAGCAGGGCAGCGAGTATCCGCTGCACCTGATCTACGGGGTCACCAACGATTTCGACCTGGTCGAAATGGAGCGCCTTGAAGCCCTGGCCGCGCAGATCCCCAACTTCACCTTCAGTGCCTGCGTGGCCAACCCTGAGAGCCAGTACCCGCAAAAGGGCTACGTGACCCAGCACATCGCGCCGGGCCACCTCAACGAAGGCGACGTCGACGTGTACCTGTGTGGCCCGCCGCCGATGGTCGAGGCGGTCAGCCAATACATCCGTGAACAGGGCCTGACCCCGGCGAATTTCTACTACGAGAAGTTCGCGGCAGCCGCCTGA
- a CDS encoding GlxA family transcriptional regulator, whose amino-acid sequence MSHFESILKNTNLAHLEPAGRTVLPLPCRRVAFVLREHFSMMAFTAAMDSLVTANLMSATPLFQVQVVGEGPQVMSDLGIALPVDTALADLDVQGLGCLLVCGGLRVRLEAAPALRNKLRQADHAGCLLGGLWNGAYFLAEAGLLDGHECAFHPDGRAMLSELFPKVRLSRQAHALDPKRMSCAGASSALDLMLAWLEHQGGPGLRRAVEQMLACDRARVPSDRMAAAPEVDPSLPRGVRLALELMHANIEDPIGIDEIAEHAGLSRRHLERLFRRHVQATPPRYYLELRLIHARQLLQHTSKSLTEVAVASGFVSFPHFYRRFRELFAIAPRQYRARSQGWAGRAVAVENM is encoded by the coding sequence ATGAGCCACTTCGAAAGCATCCTCAAGAACACCAACCTGGCCCACCTCGAGCCCGCCGGCCGCACCGTGCTGCCGCTGCCTTGCCGAAGGGTGGCCTTCGTCCTGCGCGAGCATTTCTCGATGATGGCCTTCACCGCCGCCATGGATTCGCTGGTCACCGCCAACCTGATGAGCGCCACGCCGCTGTTCCAGGTCCAGGTGGTAGGCGAGGGCCCACAGGTAATGAGCGACCTGGGCATCGCCTTGCCGGTCGACACCGCGCTGGCCGACCTGGACGTGCAGGGCCTGGGTTGCCTGCTGGTGTGCGGCGGCTTGCGCGTCCGCCTGGAGGCCGCTCCGGCGTTACGTAACAAATTGCGCCAGGCCGATCATGCCGGCTGCTTGCTCGGTGGGCTGTGGAATGGTGCATACTTTCTCGCCGAGGCCGGCCTGCTGGATGGCCATGAATGTGCCTTCCACCCTGATGGTCGGGCGATGTTGAGCGAGCTTTTCCCAAAGGTGCGCCTCAGCCGCCAGGCCCATGCGCTGGACCCAAAGCGCATGAGCTGCGCAGGGGCCAGCAGCGCCCTGGACCTCATGCTGGCATGGCTCGAGCACCAAGGCGGCCCAGGCCTGCGCCGAGCGGTGGAGCAAATGCTCGCATGTGATCGCGCACGGGTACCGAGCGACAGGATGGCTGCAGCGCCGGAAGTGGACCCGAGCCTGCCGCGCGGGGTTCGCCTGGCATTGGAGTTGATGCACGCCAATATCGAGGACCCGATCGGCATCGACGAGATCGCCGAACATGCAGGGTTGTCGCGGCGCCACCTGGAACGGTTGTTCCGCCGCCACGTGCAGGCGACGCCTCCGCGCTATTACCTGGAACTACGCCTGATCCATGCCCGGCAGCTGCTGCAACACACCAGCAAGTCGCTGACCGAGGTGGCGGTGGCCAGCGGGTTCGTCAGCTTTCCGCATTTCTACCGACGCTTTCGCGAGCTGTTCGCCATCGCTCCGCGGCAGTACCGCGCGCGCAGCCAGGGCTGGGCGGGCAGGGCGGTGGCGGTCGAGAATATGTAA
- a CDS encoding AraC family transcriptional regulator: MESRLLSERSSVFHHADPYAVSDYVNRHLGQHCIGLSRSTRPQSSLSHRKFAELDLCRISYGGSVRVTSPALETIYHLQILLNGSCLWRGHQREHHLVPGELLLINPDDPVDLTYSEDCEKFILKVPTHLLDTLCEEQRWQRPAGGVRFLRNHYRLEELEGFSNLLAMVCQEAEASDPLPRVQGHYSQIVASKLLTLMNTNISREGLGTPGASLERILDYIDRNLKLELTAEALAEQSNMSLRSLYALFDRHLSTTPKQYVRQRKLERVHACLSDASCAVRSVTELALDYGFLHLGRFSETYRQRFGELPSETFKNRR, translated from the coding sequence ATGGAAAGTCGCCTGCTGAGCGAGCGCAGTAGCGTGTTCCATCACGCCGACCCCTATGCCGTTTCCGACTACGTCAACCGGCATCTGGGCCAGCATTGCATCGGGTTGTCCCGCAGTACCCGCCCGCAATCCAGCCTGAGCCACCGCAAGTTCGCCGAACTCGACCTGTGCCGTATCAGCTACGGTGGCAGCGTGCGGGTAACCTCGCCCGCGCTGGAGACCATCTATCACCTGCAGATCCTGCTCAACGGCAGTTGCCTGTGGCGCGGCCACCAGCGCGAGCACCATCTGGTACCGGGCGAGCTGCTGCTGATCAATCCGGACGACCCGGTCGACCTGACCTATTCCGAAGACTGCGAGAAGTTCATCCTCAAGGTGCCGACGCACCTGCTCGACACCCTCTGCGAAGAGCAGCGCTGGCAGCGTCCGGCCGGGGGGGTGCGGTTCCTGCGCAACCACTACCGCCTGGAAGAGCTGGAAGGGTTCTCCAACCTGCTGGCCATGGTCTGCCAGGAAGCCGAGGCGTCCGACCCGTTGCCCCGGGTGCAAGGCCACTACAGCCAGATCGTCGCCAGCAAGCTGTTGACCCTGATGAACACCAACATCAGTCGGGAAGGCCTGGGCACGCCCGGCGCCAGCCTGGAGCGGATCCTCGATTACATCGACCGCAACCTCAAGCTGGAACTGACGGCCGAGGCGTTGGCTGAGCAGTCCAACATGAGCCTTCGCTCGCTGTACGCGCTGTTTGATCGCCACCTGAGCACCACCCCCAAGCAGTACGTGCGCCAGCGCAAGCTCGAGCGGGTGCACGCCTGCCTCAGCGATGCCAGCTGCGCTGTGCGCAGCGTGACCGAGTTGGCCCTGGACTATGGCTTCCTGCACCTGGGGCGGTTTTCCGAAACCTATCGCCAGCGCTTTGGCGAACTGCCGTCGGAGACATTCAAGAACCGTCGCTGA
- the benA gene encoding benzoate 1,2-dioxygenase large subunit, whose protein sequence is MSLGFDYLNAMLEDDREKGVYRCKREMFTDPRLFDLEMKHIFEGNWIYLAHESQIPEKNDFITLTMGRQPIFIARNKDGELNAFLNACSHRGAMLCRHKRGNRSSYTCPFHGWTFNNSGKLLKVKDPSNAGYPESFNCDGSHDLTKVARFESYRGFLFGSLNADVKPLIEHLGESAKIIDMIVDQSPEGLEVLRGSSAYIYEGNWKLTAENGADGYHVSSVHWNYAATQNQRKQREAGEEIKTMSAGAWAKQGGGFYSFDHGHLLLWTRWANPEDRPAYERRDQLAADFGQARADWMIENSRNLCLYPNVYLMDQFSSQIRIARPISVNKTEITIYCIAPKGESADARAQRIRQYEDFFNVSGMATPDDLEEFRSCQTGYGGGTGWNDMSRGAAHWVEGADEAAKEIELHPLLSGVRTEDEGLFVLQHKYWQDTMIKALEQEQQLIPVEAVQ, encoded by the coding sequence ATGTCCCTGGGATTCGATTACCTCAATGCCATGCTCGAGGACGACCGCGAAAAGGGCGTCTACCGTTGCAAGCGTGAAATGTTTACTGACCCGCGCCTGTTCGACCTGGAGATGAAACACATCTTCGAGGGCAACTGGATCTACCTGGCCCATGAAAGCCAGATCCCCGAGAAGAACGACTTCATCACCCTGACCATGGGGCGCCAGCCGATTTTCATCGCGCGCAACAAGGACGGGGAGCTCAACGCCTTCCTCAATGCCTGCAGTCACCGTGGCGCCATGCTCTGCCGCCACAAGCGCGGCAACCGGTCCAGCTACACCTGCCCGTTCCACGGCTGGACCTTCAACAACAGCGGCAAGCTGCTCAAGGTCAAGGATCCGAGCAATGCCGGCTACCCGGAAAGCTTCAACTGCGACGGCTCCCATGACCTGACCAAGGTCGCCCGTTTCGAGTCGTATCGTGGATTCCTGTTCGGCAGCCTGAACGCCGACGTCAAGCCGCTGATCGAGCACCTGGGCGAATCGGCGAAGATCATCGACATGATCGTCGACCAGTCGCCAGAAGGCCTGGAAGTCCTGCGTGGCTCCAGCGCCTACATCTACGAAGGCAACTGGAAGCTCACCGCCGAAAACGGTGCTGATGGCTACCACGTAAGCTCCGTGCACTGGAACTACGCCGCCACCCAGAACCAGCGCAAGCAGCGCGAGGCGGGTGAAGAGATCAAGACCATGAGCGCAGGCGCCTGGGCCAAGCAGGGCGGGGGCTTCTACTCGTTCGACCACGGCCACCTGCTGCTCTGGACCCGCTGGGCCAACCCCGAGGACCGTCCGGCCTACGAGCGCCGCGACCAACTGGCCGCGGATTTTGGCCAGGCTCGCGCCGACTGGATGATCGAGAACTCGCGCAACCTGTGCCTGTACCCGAACGTGTACCTGATGGACCAGTTCAGTTCGCAGATCCGCATCGCCCGCCCGATCTCGGTGAACAAGACCGAAATCACCATCTACTGCATCGCGCCGAAGGGCGAGAGTGCCGATGCCCGTGCCCAGCGTATTCGCCAGTACGAAGACTTCTTCAACGTCAGCGGCATGGCGACCCCGGACGATCTTGAGGAATTCCGCTCCTGCCAGACCGGCTACGGCGGCGGCACCGGCTGGAACGACATGTCGCGGGGCGCCGCCCACTGGGTGGAAGGCGCCGATGAAGCGGCCAAGGAAATCGAACTGCATCCGCTGCTGTCGGGCGTGCGCACCGAGGATGAAGGCCTGTTCGTGCTGCAGCACAAGTACTGGCAGGACACCATGATCAAGGCGCTCGAACAGGAGCAGCAGCTGATTCCCGTGGAGGCCGTGCAATGA
- the benB gene encoding benzoate 1,2-dioxygenase small subunit, translating to MSLVETVRDFLYREARYLDDAEWDQWLELYAVDASFWMPSWDDDDTLTEDPQSEISLIWYGNRGGLEDRIFRIKTERSSATMPDTRTSHNISNIEIVEQGEGYCKVRFNWHTLSFRYKTTDSYFGSSFYTLDLRGEQPLIKAKKVVLKNDYVRQVIDIYHI from the coding sequence ATGAGCCTCGTTGAAACCGTGCGCGACTTCCTCTACCGCGAAGCGCGCTACCTGGATGACGCCGAGTGGGACCAGTGGCTGGAGCTGTATGCCGTCGATGCGAGCTTCTGGATGCCGTCCTGGGACGATGACGACACCCTGACGGAAGATCCGCAGAGCGAAATCTCGTTGATCTGGTACGGCAACCGTGGCGGCCTCGAGGACCGGATCTTCCGGATCAAGACCGAGCGTTCGAGCGCGACCATGCCCGATACCCGCACGTCGCACAACATCAGCAACATCGAGATCGTCGAGCAGGGGGAAGGCTACTGCAAGGTGCGCTTCAACTGGCACACCCTGAGCTTCCGCTACAAGACCACCGACAGCTACTTCGGCAGCAGCTTCTACACCCTGGACCTGCGCGGCGAGCAGCCGCTGATCAAGGCCAAGAAGGTGGTGCTGAAGAACGACTACGTGCGTCAGGTCATCGACATCTATCACATCTGA